CTTTCTTTTGAATTTTTTCAAAAAGACCTTGCTTTTTTAGTTCTTCAACAAATTCAGAACCGAAAGTTCCTCTCCAAACGGTTTCAGGCGGTTCAAGACCATGCCTTCCTGTTGGTTCATAGGTTAGATGGAGAATATAGTTCGTAAACTTTGTTCCTATTGAAAAGAGAAGTTCACCTATTCTTTCTTTAATCTTGTCTGAAAGAATTAAAATCTTTTCTTCTTTTGAAACACATAGGTTTTCTATGTACAAGTTATTAATTGCACTCTTAGTTTTTTCGTCCTGCCAATCCCAAACTCCCATCTTTGTCTCCTTTCATATGAGGTTTTCTATGAAACTTAACCGAACAATTTTCTAATTTGTTTTTCAGATAACCTCTTTATGTATTCGTTTAAATAATAATAGTCAGGCTCTGTTTTAAAGGCTCTAGCTCGTATTTCATAGTTTGGATTTTGAGGATCTGAAGGATTAAATATTATTAAACCTATTCCAAAACGGAGACATAAGGATTCCACACGGGAAATATCCTTTGCAGTATTGGGTACGACAAGGTAAACTTTATGGCTAAACAATTTATAAGCACATGCTTGTCCAAAAGCAGTTATTAACTGATTATCATCAAGCTTTATTTCAGCTGTAATTATTTCAGGAGTAGGAATAATAGGATCAATTTGGGAAAACTTATAGACACCAATTACATCAGGAGTACCCCACTTGTCTTTAAATTGGTTCCCTCCTAGTGCAATAGCATTTGTACATTCTTCCAAGTCGTTTGTCAAATAATTAGCAAAGCTTTCATAAAAGGCTTCTTCGCGAATTGATTCGCTTTTACATTCAGAGGCAGGAGTATATGAGTTATAGTAGCTTTTATGTATGAAAAAACCTCTATCGGGCGTGATTATATCTTTTTCTTTACCTTTTAGAATTTCTTGCCTGAAAGAAACTATGTATCCTCCAATAGTATTTTTAGATATTTCTGGAAATTTTTCTTGTAATCTTTCTGTTAGTTGTGAATATCTTAATCCTTTAGATTCTTTTTCTAAGATTTCCCTAATTGCTGAAAAGATTTTTTCTTTTTTTGATAATTTCTTAGGCATTATTTTCCTCCTACCTTCCCATAGGTAGCTTTTTTCTTACTTGATCAATTACATTTAGATTTATAATTCCTTCTATTAGCCCTTCACCATCTCCAGCTTCTCCTAAGACTCTTCCCCATGGGTCTAAGACTCTTGAGTTTCCTGCCATTTCACCAGTTCCATTTGAGGCAACTAAGAAACATTGGGTTTCAATAGCTCTTGCAGAAGTTAAAATTTTCCAATGCTCTTTTCTTGCCTTTCCCCATTGTGCGGAAACGGTAAAAATCTCAGCGCCAAGTTTCGAAAGTTCTAAGAAAATTTCACAAAACCTTAATTCAAAACATATTATAGGAGCTATTACACCAATGGAAGTTTCTACTACTTTTAGATTTTTTTCACTACCAGATACAAAATATTTATCTTCATCCGTCGGAGTAAAGAGCTTTACTTTCGGTCGTGAAAAAACAAGTTCTCCTCTGTCTATTACCTGTATGGAATTAAAAAACTTTCCGTTTACTTCTTCTATTACTGTGTAAACGATTGTTAATTCAAGACCTCTTGAGAAGTTTAAGAGCTCATCAACAACTTTTTTAGAAAACCTTGCACTACTTTTTAAGTCTTTGTAATAGAAACCTGTAAGAAAAACTTCAGGAGCAACGACGAGAGAACCTTTCTCACAAAAGTTTAAAAACGTTAGAAATCTACTGTAGTTTCTTTCAAATTCTCCGTCTACCGTTTCAAATTGAATAGCAAAAGCTTTAAAGTTTTTCTTGCAAGATTTTCCTTCCATTTTTCTTTTCCCACACTATTTTGCAGTATGTATCTCTTCCAGAGTTTATTTTGTAGTGGTAATACCTCATTGGTTCCTTTTTGAAAAACTTTTTATGATAGTCCTCAGCCTCAAAAAAGTTCTTGAAAGGTTTAACTCTCGTAGCTATTGGCTCTGAAAAAAGCCCACTTTCTAAGAGTATTTTCTTGCTTTTTTCGGCTAGATTCCTTTGTTCTTCGTCGTGGTAAAAAATAACCGTTCTATACTGATTTCCCCTATCTGCGAACTGTCCACCATCGTCTGTTGGGTCTATTGAAGTCCAAAAAGCTATGAGAAGATCTTTATAGGAAACTTTTGTTGGATCATAAATTACTTGTACTGCTTCAACGTGTCCTGTTTTGCCACTACAGACTTCCTCGTAAGTTGGATTTTCGGTAAAACCTCCAGCATAACCAGGAATAACTTCTACAACCCCTTCTATTTTTGAAAAGATCTCCTCAAGACACCAAAAACATCCTCCTGCAAAGGTCGCTTTTTTAAACTTCAAAGAATCCTCCTTAAAAACTCTTCAATTTGAGCTACTGAAAAAACTCCTGCCCATCTGTTTATCTCTTTTCCTCCCATCTCTAAAAGAACTACTGGGGCTGAAAGAATGAGTCTTTTAGAAACTTCTTCTGGATTTTCATCTAAGGAGACTTCAGAGAATGGTATATTAAATTTTTGTGCGATTTCTTTTAGTTTAGGTTTTAAGGATTCACAAACGGAACACCTTTTAGAAGAAAAGAGAATTAATTTAATCTCCACCTTTTTGTCCTCTCTTTCTAAGTAGAAGTTTTACCGTTCCGTAAATGAACTTGTTATAAGGAACATCAATTCCTTTTCTTTCAGCTTTCCTAATAAGAGCTCCTGTTATACCTTCAAGTTCTATTGGTTTACCTTTCTCAAAATCAAGGAGCATGGAAGTTTTGTAGTTTTTTAAATCTTCTGAAGATTCTAAGTATCTTTCCATAATCTTAGTTTTGAGTTCTACTCCGTAAGCTTTTGCAACTTCATAACACTCAAGCATTAGGTTCCTCAAGATCTCATAACTTTCAGGAAGAGAAAGCATCTCTCCAACTGTTGATCTTGTTATGACAGAGTAGGGGTTAAATGCCACATTCCAAACAAACTTTTTCCAGAGTGTATAACGAATGTCGCGAGATGCTCTTGCTTCTATTCCGCATGATTTGAGTTCTTCTACAAGTTTTTCTACCCTTTCTGATGGTTTTCCGTCCATTTCCCCTATTTCAAGTAAACCTGCAGCTTCATGCACTATGAGACCAGGTTCTTTAACGTATGCTCCTATAAAGGCGGTTGCTCCTAATACTCTATTTTCTCCAACAAACTTTGCAAGTATTTCTTCATTTTCAATTCCGTTTTGGACAGAAACAACAACGCTTGTTTCCTTCAACATAGGTAAAAGTTGAGGGGCAACTTTTTCCGTATCGTAAGACTTCACGCATACAAGAACTACATCTACTTTTGGGGCTTTTAAAGGATCATCAGTGAATATGACCTTCCTTCCATCTTCTTTTACAGTCCATTTTCCAAACTTCACACTCTCAACAGTTAATCCTTTTTCTTTCATAGCCTTTAGTTGTTGGCCTCTTGCTATAAATACAACCTCTTTTCCAGCTCTTGCAATCATTCCACCGTAAAAACCGCCAACTCCTCCAGTGCCGAATATTGCGAATTTCATAATACCTTCTCCTAAACAAGTTCTACTATCGTTACTCCGTCTCCTCCCTCTTCTATACTACCAGGTCTAAAGCTCTTAACGTAAGGTGATTCCTTTAAGTATTCTCTAACAAGTCTTTTTAGTATTCCAGTTCCATATCCGTGAACAATTTTTACTCTCTTTATTCCAACAAGATTGGCGTTATCTAAAAACTCTTCCACTTTCCTTAAAGCTTCCTCTCCTCTCAATCCAAGAAGTTTTAGCTCAGGGAAGAACTTTTGGGGTTTTTTAACGTTTACTTTAACAATATCTTCCTCTTTTACTATTTCTTCTACAAGTTCCAATTGAGAAAGTTTGACATCAACTTTCAAGTTTCCTATTAAAACTTTTGCAAGATTTTTGTTTTTATCTATCTCTAGGACTTTTCCTTTTCTTCCCGACTTTAAAATTTTGACAGTATCTCCACACTTTATTTCTTTTTCTTTTTTCTTTGGAATTTCCTTTAAAGCTTCAGCTCTATTTCTTGCAGTTATTACTATTTGTTTAATCTCTTGCTTGGCTTTAGAAGCTTCTTTCTTTAAAATCTCATCACTTTTTTCTTTAAGCTCTTCTATAAACTTTTCTATTTCTTTTGCATATTTTTGTCGCAAAAATTTTTCTTTTTCTTGAAGCTCTTCCTCTTTCTTCTTGAGGGTTTCTTTTATTTTTTCAACTTCTTTTCTTTCTTCAGAAAGTTTCTGATATTCCTTTTCAAGTGCTGCTATTATGTCTTCAGCCAACCTATCTTCGCTTGTTAATAAGGACCTTGCAGTATCTATAACTTCTTGTGGAATTCCAAACCTTTTTGCTATTAAAAGTGCATAGCTCCTTCCTATTATTCCGTAAGCAAGTTTGTAGAGAGGTTTTAATGTCTTCTCATCAAACATTACAGAAGCTACGTCGTAGTAATCATCTTTATAGGCAAAAAGTTTTACTGGCGTAAAGTGGGTTGTAGCAATAACTTTTGCTTTTCTATCTTTTAAATACTTAAGAATTCCTACTGCGAGTGTAGACCCTTCAATCGGATCTGTTCCTGCTCCGAGTTCATCAAGTAAAACCAGTGAGTTTTCATTAGCTTCTTTTAAGATTTCAGAAATTTTCTTTATATGGGCACTAAAAGTAGAGAGATTCTGTTCTATACTCTGTTCATCACCAATATCTACCATCCATTTTTTGAAAATTCGTAAAGTGCTCCCTTCTTTTACTGGAATTAAAAATCCGGCTTGTGCCATGATGGAAAGAAGTCCTACCGTTTTTAGGCAGACGGTTTTACCGCCAGTATTTGGTCCAGTAATGACAAGTCCATTTTTTACTCTTACGTCTATAGGAACAACCTCTTTTTGAGAGAGGATTAGAAGAGGGTGTTTAGCTTCCTTTAGGTCTATATAGTTTTCAAATTCTGGGAAGGTACCGTTAAGTTTTATGGAAATCATAGAAATTGCATAGCGTTTGTCAATTTCTATTAGTGCCTTAAAGCTTTCCTCAAGCTCTTTTAACCTTCCTGACAAAAGTTTTGAAAGTTCAAAAAGAATGTTTTTTATTTCCTCTTTTTCTTCTGCCCTTAGCTCCCTTAACTTGTTATTGTCTTCAATAA
This DNA window, taken from Desulfurobacteriaceae bacterium, encodes the following:
- a CDS encoding nitrilase-related carbon-nitrogen hydrolase is translated as MEGKSCKKNFKAFAIQFETVDGEFERNYSRFLTFLNFCEKGSLVVAPEVFLTGFYYKDLKSSARFSKKVVDELLNFSRGLELTIVYTVIEEVNGKFFNSIQVIDRGELVFSRPKVKLFTPTDEDKYFVSGSEKNLKVVETSIGVIAPIICFELRFCEIFLELSKLGAEIFTVSAQWGKARKEHWKILTSARAIETQCFLVASNGTGEMAGNSRVLDPWGRVLGEAGDGEGLIEGIINLNVIDQVRKKLPMGR
- the msrA gene encoding peptide-methionine (S)-S-oxide reductase MsrA, which produces MKFKKATFAGGCFWCLEEIFSKIEGVVEVIPGYAGGFTENPTYEEVCSGKTGHVEAVQVIYDPTKVSYKDLLIAFWTSIDPTDDGGQFADRGNQYRTVIFYHDEEQRNLAEKSKKILLESGLFSEPIATRVKPFKNFFEAEDYHKKFFKKEPMRYYHYKINSGRDTYCKIVWEKKNGRKILQEKL
- a CDS encoding thioredoxin family protein produces the protein MEIKLILFSSKRCSVCESLKPKLKEIAQKFNIPFSEVSLDENPEEVSKRLILSAPVVLLEMGGKEINRWAGVFSVAQIEEFLRRIL
- a CDS encoding ketopantoate reductase family protein — protein: MKFAIFGTGGVGGFYGGMIARAGKEVVFIARGQQLKAMKEKGLTVESVKFGKWTVKEDGRKVIFTDDPLKAPKVDVVLVCVKSYDTEKVAPQLLPMLKETSVVVSVQNGIENEEILAKFVGENRVLGATAFIGAYVKEPGLIVHEAAGLLEIGEMDGKPSERVEKLVEELKSCGIEARASRDIRYTLWKKFVWNVAFNPYSVITRSTVGEMLSLPESYEILRNLMLECYEVAKAYGVELKTKIMERYLESSEDLKNYKTSMLLDFEKGKPIELEGITGALIRKAERKGIDVPYNKFIYGTVKLLLRKRGQKGGD
- a CDS encoding Smr/MutS family protein — its product is IEDNNKLRELRAEEKEEIKNILFELSKLLSGRLKELEESFKALIEIDKRYAISMISIKLNGTFPEFENYIDLKEAKHPLLILSQKEVVPIDVRVKNGLVITGPNTGGKTVCLKTVGLLSIMAQAGFLIPVKEGSTLRIFKKWMVDIGDEQSIEQNLSTFSAHIKKISEILKEANENSLVLLDELGAGTDPIEGSTLAVGILKYLKDRKAKVIATTHFTPVKLFAYKDDYYDVASVMFDEKTLKPLYKLAYGIIGRSYALLIAKRFGIPQEVIDTARSLLTSEDRLAEDIIAALEKEYQKLSEERKEVEKIKETLKKKEEELQEKEKFLRQKYAKEIEKFIEELKEKSDEILKKEASKAKQEIKQIVITARNRAEALKEIPKKKEKEIKCGDTVKILKSGRKGKVLEIDKNKNLAKVLIGNLKVDVKLSQLELVEEIVKEEDIVKVNVKKPQKFFPELKLLGLRGEEALRKVEEFLDNANLVGIKRVKIVHGYGTGILKRLVREYLKESPYVKSFRPGSIEEGGDGVTIVELV